One window of Populus nigra chromosome 5, ddPopNigr1.1, whole genome shotgun sequence genomic DNA carries:
- the LOC133695078 gene encoding uncharacterized protein LOC133695078, whose protein sequence is MICHSHGGGAMVVLCRPVLKRPMCLSSNTDQLRTQLDQLHAEAESTRAKANSARLRLMRLSEAAEKLKRQAAVSVISGKENDARELLFQKKKVMQAIGKSKNRIELLDQLSSKLNQVISVKENQLIGNVAFDVEVETKDDSNPVRIVSPKLGVTDFSSDDGLKFSDGQDLQLCSNGETNPPVDEEVGRDICNDSNEESIIRGLKDVSSYEDFLEHLDVKLNKIESELVTILNVSALVLNENEKPNNFKVQQTIELLESVRAIRQKISGIMQKKVEIS, encoded by the exons ATGATATGTCACAGTCACGGTGGTGGTGCCATGGTAGTGCTTTGCAGGCCTGTATTGAAGAGGCCTATGTGCTTGTCCTCCAACACGGACCAGCTTCGCACCCAACTCGATCAGCTTCATGCTGAGGCCGAAAGCACCAGAGCCAAAG CAAATAGTGCGAGATTGAGACTTATGAGATTATCAGAGGCAGCAGAGAAACTAAAACGACAGGCTGCTGTTAGTGTTATTtctggaaaagaaaatgatgcaaGAGAATTGCtttttcaaaagaagaaagttaTGCAGGCTATTGGAAAGTCAAAAAACCGAATTGAGTTGCTTGATCAGCTTTCCTCTAAGCTTAATCAG GTAATTTCTGTAAAAGAAAACCAGCTAATAGGGAATGTGGCTTTCGATGTTGAAGTTGAGACGAAAGATGATTCGAATCCGGTTCGAATTGTATCTCCTAAGCTGGGTGTTACAGACTTCAGCTCTGATGATGGCCTGAAATTTAGTGATGGTCAAGACTTACAGTTATGTTCCAATGGAGAAACAAACCCGCCGGTTGATGAGGAAGTCGGCCGGGACATCTGTAATGATTCTAATGAAGAGAGCATAATCAGGGGTTTGAAGGATGTATCATCGTATGAGGACTTCTTGGAACATTTGGATGTGAAgcttaataaaattgaatcagAGCTTGTCACCATTTTGAATGTCTCAGCCTTGGTACTGAATGAAAATGAGAAGcctaataattttaaagtgcAGCAAACGATAGAGCTTCTTGAGAGTGTCCGTGCTATTCGGCAGAA AATCTCAGGGATAATGCAGAAGAAGGTGGAGATCAGTTGA
- the LOC133695077 gene encoding two pore potassium channel c-like isoform X1, producing MDEPLLSRTTAEESSRRPGRELSSSYLDLGQSLRQSTSHLVTNDVIIPIITTPNTSSYVNLIASLNKKKTRLPYRSHSAPSLFTDARETFADSLDPRPGSKSTPLIVRQAFVGVFLYVVVVVLIFLVSGRFRGTATFKPVDALYFTVVTLCTIGYGDIVPDTTFTKLFTCGFILVGFGFIDILLNGLVTYICDKQEAVLLSTMDGSTPTTMVQGYMIDKAKGRMRIRTKVVLASAVVIVCIAVGTITVHYLEKLDWVDSFYLAVTSVTTVGYGDYAFTTITGRCFAIIWLLVSTLAVARAFLYLAELRIDKRNRRIAKWVLQKKMTLGDLVAADLDNDGSISKSEFVIYKLKEMGKIAEKDIQQICNQFDSLDSTNCGKITLADLM from the exons ATGGATGAGCCTCTTCTCTCAAGAACAACAGCAGAAGAGTCCAGCAGGCGACCAGGAAGAGAACTCTCCTCTAGTTACCTTGATCTTGGCCAGTCCCTACGTCAATCGACATCACACCTTGTCACTAATGATGTGATTATCCCCATCATCACAACACCAAACACTTCTTCATATGTAAATCTCATTGCCAGtttgaacaaaaagaaaacaagactCCCTTACCGATCTCATTCGGCTCCATCGTTGTTTACAGATGCCAGGGAGACTTTTGCAGATTCTTTAGACCCCAGACCTGGCTCGAAATCAACTCCTTTGATTGTTCGGCAGGCTTTTGTTGGCGTATTCTTGTATGTAGTGGTTGTTGTGTTGATTTTCCTCGTCAGTGGCCGCTTCAGGGGCACCGCAACATTCAAGCCAGTAGATGCCTTGTACTTCACAGTGGTTACACTTTGCACCATTGGCTACGGTGATATCGTTCCAGATACAACTTTTACCAAGTTGTTTACTTGTGGTTTTATCTTGGTTGGTTTTGGTTTCATCGATATTTTGTTAAATGGATTGGTCACGTATATTTGCGATAAGCAAGAAGCCGTTCTGTTAAGCACCATGGATGGGAGCACGCCCACCACCATGGTTCAAGGTTATATGATAGACAAAGCTAAAGGAAGAATGAGAATCAGAACGAAAGTGGTCTTGGCTTCGGCAGTGGTCATTGTTTGCATTGCGGTAGGAACTATTACAGTGCACTACCTGGAGAAGTTGGATTGGGTTGATAGTTTTTATCTGGCTGTTACATCCGTGACAACCGTAGGCTATGGGGATTACGCTTTCACAACCATAACTGGAAGATGTTTCGCCATTATTTGGCTGTTAGTTAGCACACTGGCAGTTGCCAGGGCTTTTTTGTACCTGGCTGAGCTAAGGATTGACAAGAGGAATCGCAGGATTGCAAAATGGGTTCTTCAGAAAAAGATGACACTGGGCGATCTAGTAGCTGCAGACCTCGATAATGATGGATCCATCAG CAAATCTGAATTTGTAATATACAAGCTTAAGGAGATGGGGAAAATAGCAGAGAAAGACATCCAGCAGATCTGCAACCAATTTGATTCATTAGATAGTACCAACTGTGGCAAAATCACTCTTGCCGATCTCATGTAA
- the LOC133695077 gene encoding two-pore potassium channel 3-like isoform X2 gives MDEPLLSRTTAEESSRRPGRELSSSYLDLGQSLRQSTSHLVTNDVIIPIITTPNTSSYVNLIASLNKKKTRLPYRSHSAPSLFTDARETFADSLDPRPGSKSTPLIVRQAFVGVFLYVVVVVLIFLVSGRFRGTATFKPVDALYFTVVTLCTIGYGDIVPDTTFTKLFTCGFILVGFGFIDILLNGLVTYICDKQEAVLLSTMDGSTPTTMVQGYMIDKAKGRMRIRTKVVLASAVVIVCIAVGTITVHYLEKLDWVDSFYLAVTSVTTVGYGDYAFTTITGRCFAIIWLLVSTLAVARAFLYLAELRIDKRNRRIAKWVLQKKMTLGDLVAADLDNDGSIRMLPKTSNDENSTQKHNLPASAKKLCR, from the exons ATGGATGAGCCTCTTCTCTCAAGAACAACAGCAGAAGAGTCCAGCAGGCGACCAGGAAGAGAACTCTCCTCTAGTTACCTTGATCTTGGCCAGTCCCTACGTCAATCGACATCACACCTTGTCACTAATGATGTGATTATCCCCATCATCACAACACCAAACACTTCTTCATATGTAAATCTCATTGCCAGtttgaacaaaaagaaaacaagactCCCTTACCGATCTCATTCGGCTCCATCGTTGTTTACAGATGCCAGGGAGACTTTTGCAGATTCTTTAGACCCCAGACCTGGCTCGAAATCAACTCCTTTGATTGTTCGGCAGGCTTTTGTTGGCGTATTCTTGTATGTAGTGGTTGTTGTGTTGATTTTCCTCGTCAGTGGCCGCTTCAGGGGCACCGCAACATTCAAGCCAGTAGATGCCTTGTACTTCACAGTGGTTACACTTTGCACCATTGGCTACGGTGATATCGTTCCAGATACAACTTTTACCAAGTTGTTTACTTGTGGTTTTATCTTGGTTGGTTTTGGTTTCATCGATATTTTGTTAAATGGATTGGTCACGTATATTTGCGATAAGCAAGAAGCCGTTCTGTTAAGCACCATGGATGGGAGCACGCCCACCACCATGGTTCAAGGTTATATGATAGACAAAGCTAAAGGAAGAATGAGAATCAGAACGAAAGTGGTCTTGGCTTCGGCAGTGGTCATTGTTTGCATTGCGGTAGGAACTATTACAGTGCACTACCTGGAGAAGTTGGATTGGGTTGATAGTTTTTATCTGGCTGTTACATCCGTGACAACCGTAGGCTATGGGGATTACGCTTTCACAACCATAACTGGAAGATGTTTCGCCATTATTTGGCTGTTAGTTAGCACACTGGCAGTTGCCAGGGCTTTTTTGTACCTGGCTGAGCTAAGGATTGACAAGAGGAATCGCAGGATTGCAAAATGGGTTCTTCAGAAAAAGATGACACTGGGCGATCTAGTAGCTGCAGACCTCGATAATGATGGATCCATCAG AATGCTTCCCAAGACTTCGAATGATGAGAACAGTACTCAAAAGCACAACCTCCCTGCTTCTGCGAAAAAACTTTGTAGATGA
- the LOC133695077 gene encoding two-pore potassium channel 3-like isoform X3 produces the protein MDEPLLSRTTAEESSRRPGRELSSSYLDLGQSLRQSTSHLVTNDVIIPIITTPNTSSYVNLIASLNKKKTRLPYRSHSAPSLFTDARETFADSLDPRPGSKSTPLIVRQAFVGVFLYVVVVVLIFLVSGRFRGTATFKPVDALYFTVVTLCTIGYGDIVPDTTFTKLFTCGFILVGFGFIDILLNGLVTYICDKQEAVLLSTMDGSTPTTMVQGYMIDKAKGRMRIRTKVVLASAVVIVCIAVGTITVHYLEKLDWVDSFYLAVTSVTTVGYGDYAFTTITGRCFAIIWLLVSTLAVARAFLYLAELRIDKRNRRIAKWVLQKKMTLGDLVAADLDNDGSIRIFFIAVAGNQDRS, from the exons ATGGATGAGCCTCTTCTCTCAAGAACAACAGCAGAAGAGTCCAGCAGGCGACCAGGAAGAGAACTCTCCTCTAGTTACCTTGATCTTGGCCAGTCCCTACGTCAATCGACATCACACCTTGTCACTAATGATGTGATTATCCCCATCATCACAACACCAAACACTTCTTCATATGTAAATCTCATTGCCAGtttgaacaaaaagaaaacaagactCCCTTACCGATCTCATTCGGCTCCATCGTTGTTTACAGATGCCAGGGAGACTTTTGCAGATTCTTTAGACCCCAGACCTGGCTCGAAATCAACTCCTTTGATTGTTCGGCAGGCTTTTGTTGGCGTATTCTTGTATGTAGTGGTTGTTGTGTTGATTTTCCTCGTCAGTGGCCGCTTCAGGGGCACCGCAACATTCAAGCCAGTAGATGCCTTGTACTTCACAGTGGTTACACTTTGCACCATTGGCTACGGTGATATCGTTCCAGATACAACTTTTACCAAGTTGTTTACTTGTGGTTTTATCTTGGTTGGTTTTGGTTTCATCGATATTTTGTTAAATGGATTGGTCACGTATATTTGCGATAAGCAAGAAGCCGTTCTGTTAAGCACCATGGATGGGAGCACGCCCACCACCATGGTTCAAGGTTATATGATAGACAAAGCTAAAGGAAGAATGAGAATCAGAACGAAAGTGGTCTTGGCTTCGGCAGTGGTCATTGTTTGCATTGCGGTAGGAACTATTACAGTGCACTACCTGGAGAAGTTGGATTGGGTTGATAGTTTTTATCTGGCTGTTACATCCGTGACAACCGTAGGCTATGGGGATTACGCTTTCACAACCATAACTGGAAGATGTTTCGCCATTATTTGGCTGTTAGTTAGCACACTGGCAGTTGCCAGGGCTTTTTTGTACCTGGCTGAGCTAAGGATTGACAAGAGGAATCGCAGGATTGCAAAATGGGTTCTTCAGAAAAAGATGACACTGGGCGATCTAGTAGCTGCAGACCTCGATAATGATGGATCCATCAG GATTTTCTTTATCGCAGTTGCGGGCAACCAAGATAGAAGTTAA
- the LOC133695077 gene encoding two-pore potassium channel 3-like isoform X4 has product MDEPLLSRTTAEESSRRPGRELSSSYLDLGQSLRQSTSHLVTNDVIIPIITTPNTSSYVNLIASLNKKKTRLPYRSHSAPSLFTDARETFADSLDPRPGSKSTPLIVRQAFVGVFLYVVVVVLIFLVSGRFRGTATFKPVDALYFTVVTLCTIGYGDIVPDTTFTKLFTCGFILVGFGFIDILLNGLVTYICDKQEAVLLSTMDGSTPTTMVQGYMIDKAKGRMRIRTKVVLASAVVIVCIAVGTITVHYLEKLDWVDSFYLAVTSVTTVGYGDYAFTTITGRCFAIIWLLVSTLAVARAFLYLAELRIDKRNRRIAKWVLQKKMTLGDLVAADLDNDGSISCGQPR; this is encoded by the exons ATGGATGAGCCTCTTCTCTCAAGAACAACAGCAGAAGAGTCCAGCAGGCGACCAGGAAGAGAACTCTCCTCTAGTTACCTTGATCTTGGCCAGTCCCTACGTCAATCGACATCACACCTTGTCACTAATGATGTGATTATCCCCATCATCACAACACCAAACACTTCTTCATATGTAAATCTCATTGCCAGtttgaacaaaaagaaaacaagactCCCTTACCGATCTCATTCGGCTCCATCGTTGTTTACAGATGCCAGGGAGACTTTTGCAGATTCTTTAGACCCCAGACCTGGCTCGAAATCAACTCCTTTGATTGTTCGGCAGGCTTTTGTTGGCGTATTCTTGTATGTAGTGGTTGTTGTGTTGATTTTCCTCGTCAGTGGCCGCTTCAGGGGCACCGCAACATTCAAGCCAGTAGATGCCTTGTACTTCACAGTGGTTACACTTTGCACCATTGGCTACGGTGATATCGTTCCAGATACAACTTTTACCAAGTTGTTTACTTGTGGTTTTATCTTGGTTGGTTTTGGTTTCATCGATATTTTGTTAAATGGATTGGTCACGTATATTTGCGATAAGCAAGAAGCCGTTCTGTTAAGCACCATGGATGGGAGCACGCCCACCACCATGGTTCAAGGTTATATGATAGACAAAGCTAAAGGAAGAATGAGAATCAGAACGAAAGTGGTCTTGGCTTCGGCAGTGGTCATTGTTTGCATTGCGGTAGGAACTATTACAGTGCACTACCTGGAGAAGTTGGATTGGGTTGATAGTTTTTATCTGGCTGTTACATCCGTGACAACCGTAGGCTATGGGGATTACGCTTTCACAACCATAACTGGAAGATGTTTCGCCATTATTTGGCTGTTAGTTAGCACACTGGCAGTTGCCAGGGCTTTTTTGTACCTGGCTGAGCTAAGGATTGACAAGAGGAATCGCAGGATTGCAAAATGGGTTCTTCAGAAAAAGATGACACTGGGCGATCTAGTAGCTGCAGACCTCGATAATGATGGATCCATCAG TTGCGGGCAACCAAGATAG